In one Nicotiana sylvestris chromosome 8, ASM39365v2, whole genome shotgun sequence genomic region, the following are encoded:
- the LOC138875243 gene encoding uncharacterized protein has product MPIGRLAKWQIFLTEFDIVCVTRTAMKSHALADHLAKNLADDEYQPLSTYLPDEEVNSVEVIPEDNNVWKMFFDGVVNAKGVGIGAILISPFGQHYPATARLWFFCTKNTVEYEACIMGMNMAIDQDVEELLIMGDSDLIIRQTQGEWETRDIKLIPCRQHVEDISKRFKSVKFRYNPRFHNELVDALATLASMLPYASNVHIDPLEIQIGERHGYCNTVEMEPDV; this is encoded by the coding sequence ATGCCCATAGgaaggttagcgaaatggcagaTCTTTCTCaccgagtttgacatagtctGTGTCACCCGCACGGCGATGAAATCTCATGCCTTGGCAGATCACCTAGCTAAGAATCTTGCtgatgatgaatatcagcctTTGAGTACCTACTTACCGGAcgaggaagtaaattcagttgaggtaattccagaagacaacaatgtttggaaaatgttcttcgacggagttgtgaatgcaaaaggtgtcgggattggAGCAATTTTGATTTCACCatttggtcagcattatccggccaCAGCCCGACTTTGGTTTTTCTGTACAAAAAACACTgttgaatatgaagcctgcattatgggcatgaacatggcaatcgatcaggatgtggaagaattgttaatAATGGGAGATTCCGACTTGATTATTCGACAAactcaaggtgaatgggaaactcgggatatcaagcttattccatgcaggcaacatgtggaagatatTAGCAAGCGGTTCAAATCCGTCAAGTTCAGGTACAATCCTCGGTTTCATAATGAGTTAGTTGATGCGCTAGCTACTCTGGCATCGATGTTGCCGTATGCAAGTAATGTCCACATTGACCCATTGGAAATCCAAATTGGAGAAAGACATGGTTATTGCAATACAGTTGAGATGGAACCAGATGTTTAG